The genomic window AACGGCATTTTTGAATCCGGTATCCTTGAATTCTTTTTGGATAAAAGTATTTTTTTCAACACTTTGAATCAAGTCATTAGAATACAATTTGTCCGTAAAAACCTTATCTTCATCGGTTTTGATATGCTTATTCTGTCTCACTCTAGCATCTTCAACAGCTATGGAACAGATTCGAACCAGACAATAAAGATTTAAAAGATAAAGCTGATAAGCCGACTGAATAGTATTGTGAAATGCCCGTATAGCCGCATCAAAAGTAAGTTCTTTATCTTGCGCCAAACTATACAATTGCTGCATCACTTTGACGCGAACATTTCTCCTACTCAGCATACCTTTCTACTTGGCTTTTTGTGACTGCAAATTAACATACATTTCCTCAGCATACAGAATTTAATATATGAAATATTTAAAATATTTACATTTTTAACAAATCGTATTTATGTCCCATCTCTTCAGCTTCTGGCAATCTTTTAAAATGCCATTTTCCTTTGATGACGCCATCTTTGAGAAGCAGCAAACCCGGATTTGACCTCATGATAGTCTTTAAAACAATGTCATCACATGTATAAAATCCATAGGGCACTGCTAGAAATTCTCTCAACTTGCCTATCCCCTGCTCTCCCATTCCTCCCACAATAAACATCACTCCTACTGAACGTCCCGCAAAAGAATCTACGACAGGGAAAATTTCCTTCTTTAAAGCATCAATATAGTTTGGGTCCCAATCATAAACTGTCGCCACTTCTTCTCTGGATTTGGTGCCAACGGAATTCTTGACCACCTTGTACTCAAGCTTCTTGCTGTCGGCCCAGATGGTATCATAGACAAAAACTGAATCGACTACCTGCCTGGTTTCTTTATGGGTCTTGTATTTCGCTTTAGGGCTGATAATCAAGAAAGTATTCTTTTTCTCGTGCAAAAGTGAATCTGTCTTATCCTCTCCATTGAGATCAGCAATGTCAAAATAGCTGATTTTAGTCTCCGGAATGCTTGGTTCAGATTTGATTTGATCCAACACCTGCCACTGAACTTTAGGATACTGAGCGAAATTTTTCATGTATTCATCCTCAGTCAAAACGACGACCTTGCCGTCAGCTTTATTTTTTAATTTGAAAGAAACCTTAACTTCAGAAGCAGCTTTCTTTTCGATTTCTTTTTGCTCCCTAATGTTCACACCTATTTTGAAAGGTCTAAAGTCCAAAACCGGTTCGTCCCATATATAATTGCTAAAGCTGAACAAAGTAAGAGCTACTGCAGAGAATCCGGTCAAAACGGTCCTGAATACCGGAGAAAACAATTGATGGAGTTTTCTCCATCTAAACAGCATCCATAAACCCGGTAACATTAAAAACACGTCTTTAAAAAATGAGGTCTTAGGATGCAGCTTCAAGAAATCTCCAAAGCAACCACAGTCTGTCACCTTCATATTCTTGGAATCATAATCTGCCCATTTGCCAAATTCAAAAAAATTGACACCATCCGGAACATATCCTGTCAAATAAGTAAATCCTGTCAATGCAAGGAAAAATAACAAAATCAAAAAGAATAACCAGACCACCAATTTGCGATATGCACCCACCAAAAGCATGATCCCCAGCACTATTTCCAGGACTATTACAAACACAGAAAAGCCAACACTTGCATGTTCAAGCATAGGAAACAAGCCAGCAACAGGCTTTAAAAAGGAACCTTCAGCTACAGCCTGAAACTGTTGGAAATATTGCTCCATCTTGTACGCAGTTCCCAATGGATCAACAACCTTCACAAATCCGGAAAAAATAAATAATGCTCCGCAATAATTTTGAATAAAACTATCCGGCACTGAAATTTTTCCCTGCTTCCAAAAATACACCAATACAGTCAGTACCGCTGCAGCAATGGCGACATAAATCATAAGACTAATGATCGTCATAAATAATAATTTTGATAATTTATAAAAAGCCCAACTGCTTGTTGATTCCGTCGTCAATACGATACTTCATCACCAAAAGGGATAAAACGCCCGTCGTGAGTGATTTCAGAAAAACGGATTTCACTAAAGTTGGTAAGATTTTGTCTTTCAATTACAAAAATCGTTCAGAATAATTTGAAACAGGTTAAGATTTTTCTAAATTTGAACAATGAGATGTTAATGATTGAGTACTATATGTCCTCAGACTACATAATTTTATTGATTTGTTGAAGGATTTTGAATTGATTTCCTTTTATTAATTGCAGTTAAATGGATCAGGCCGGAATGAGTACTTATCTGACTTTAGGCAATGCGAGTTATGGTGAATACCATGAAAAAGGGAGTAAGTTCCTGGCCTACGCTTTTCCTGTAGAAACGGCACCACAAGTCAGGCACCATTTATTGGATCTGCAGAAAGAACACTCCAAAGCGAGGCATGTCTGTTATGCATACAGATTAGGCACGGGGCGTCTTGAATTCAGAACAGTTGACGACGGAGAACCTTCTGGTACGGCTGGCAAGCCCATTTTGCAACAGATTGACAAACACCAAGTCACCGACGTCGTCATATTTGTCGTCAGGTATTTTGGAGGAGTATTGCTAGGCGCTCCGGGACTCACGAGGGCTTACAAACAAGCGGCCGAACAAGCAATCGTTCAAGGGCAAATCGTAAGTCGGGACATAATTGAACAGTGGGTTATTGAATGTAATTTTGTACAAAGTCAACAGATCCTTGGTCTTCTGAAACCCGAACCTGGAGTTCAAATTGTCAATACGGTACTTGGTGAGCCCTCAGTGATTTCAGTTAATTTACCTTTGGTGAGCAAAGAGGAAATATTTATGAAAATTAAAATGAAGTTAGAAAACCGAAAAAGAAAAGATATAGCAGAATTGTTTCCCATCGAAGGGATTTCACTTTCAAAAAACTCCATTTGAAAAAAGGCTTACTCACAGGAGGAATAGGCAGTGGCAAAAGCACTGTAGGGTCCATATTCAATGTGCTTAACATACCTGTTTACAATTCAGAT from Saprospiraceae bacterium includes these protein-coding regions:
- a CDS encoding YigZ family protein, which gives rise to MSTYLTLGNASYGEYHEKGSKFLAYAFPVETAPQVRHHLLDLQKEHSKARHVCYAYRLGTGRLEFRTVDDGEPSGTAGKPILQQIDKHQVTDVVIFVVRYFGGVLLGAPGLTRAYKQAAEQAIVQGQIVSRDIIEQWVIECNFVQSQQILGLLKPEPGVQIVNTVLGEPSVISVNLPLVSKEEIFMKIKMKLENRKRKDIAELFPIEGISLSKNSI